Proteins from a genomic interval of Caulobacter rhizosphaerae:
- a CDS encoding YybH family protein gives MTDETDFTAFLDQRRRVAQAYVNGDAGPLGEIAAQANPATFFPPSGGREEGAGHVTAVNARGARSFAAGGETQLEILHSQASGDLAYWIGLQHATVRFAGHDQPVEMHLRITEIFRREDGAWKMIHRHADPLAEAKPPGQ, from the coding sequence ATGACCGACGAGACCGACTTCACCGCCTTCCTCGATCAGCGCCGGCGCGTCGCCCAGGCCTATGTCAACGGCGACGCCGGACCGCTGGGCGAGATCGCCGCCCAGGCCAATCCCGCCACCTTCTTCCCGCCCAGCGGCGGGCGCGAGGAAGGCGCGGGCCACGTGACCGCCGTCAACGCCCGCGGCGCCCGCAGCTTCGCGGCTGGCGGCGAGACCCAACTGGAGATCCTGCACAGCCAGGCCAGCGGCGACCTGGCCTACTGGATCGGCCTGCAGCACGCCACGGTGCGGTTCGCCGGCCACGACCAGCCGGTCGAGATGCACCTGCGGATCACCGAGATCTTCCGCCGCGAGGACGGCGCCTGGAAAATGATCCACCGCCACGCCGATCCGCTGGCCGAGGCGAAGCCGCCGGGACAATAG
- a CDS encoding TPM domain-containing protein: MKTLSQADQDRIAQAVAQAEKTTAGEIYCVLAPEVGDDRAVPLIWATSAALLLPALALLAGFRPEMLSRLFGGWSIGHAAAQDVAILSALLTYVGLQAAIFAVVAALVSIPAVRRALIPSGIKKARVRRAALDYFMAKDLHLTRERTGVLIFAALAEHRVEVIADDGVHAAAPSGVWDEVVADLVAGLKRGAIADGFVAAIVRAGAILAAHAPPRPDDRNELPDGLTVLPK, encoded by the coding sequence ATGAAGACACTTTCGCAAGCCGATCAGGACCGCATCGCCCAGGCGGTGGCCCAGGCCGAGAAGACCACCGCCGGCGAGATCTATTGCGTGCTGGCCCCCGAGGTCGGCGACGACCGCGCGGTCCCGCTGATCTGGGCGACCAGCGCGGCCCTGCTGCTGCCGGCCCTGGCCCTGCTGGCAGGCTTCCGGCCCGAGATGCTGAGCCGGCTGTTCGGCGGCTGGAGCATCGGCCACGCGGCCGCCCAGGACGTGGCCATCCTGTCGGCCCTGCTGACCTATGTCGGCCTGCAGGCGGCGATCTTCGCCGTCGTCGCCGCCCTGGTCTCGATCCCGGCCGTGCGCCGCGCGCTGATCCCCTCCGGCATCAAGAAGGCCCGGGTGCGCCGGGCGGCGCTGGACTACTTCATGGCCAAGGACCTGCACCTGACCCGCGAGCGCACCGGGGTGCTGATCTTCGCCGCCCTGGCCGAGCACCGGGTCGAGGTGATCGCCGACGACGGCGTCCACGCCGCCGCGCCGAGCGGGGTGTGGGACGAGGTGGTGGCCGACCTGGTCGCCGGCCTCAAGCGCGGGGCCATCGCCGACGGCTTCGTGGCCGCCATCGTCCGGGCCGGCGCCATCCTGGCCGCCCACGCCCCGCCCCGCCCCGACGACCGCAACGAACTGCCGGACGGGCTGACGGTGTTGCCAAAATAG